The following proteins are encoded in a genomic region of Arachis ipaensis cultivar K30076 chromosome B02, Araip1.1, whole genome shotgun sequence:
- the LOC107627850 gene encoding cytochrome P450 76C2-like, which yields MEILIILFIISFVSAIIPLFLFISSFYNGIQSSKTYYSKLPLPPGPHPYPIIGNILKLFGTNNPLEAITHLSKTYGPIMTLKLASITTIVISSPQIAKEALHKNDALFSGRKLPVITTWSQSLEDFSKTSLVWMPASAAKWRTLRRACATKIFSPQQLDSTQCIRKRKVQDLLNYVHECCIKGEAFDIGEAIFTTIINSMSNTLLSMDLAHYNYFDNNKFHEFKEIMIGLTKETGRTSVSDFLPFLRLLDPQGTRSSTKINFEKMLEFLNSVIEERTHSSSDESRMNFNECNDVLDSFLDLIKQGSSELNLNDVIYLFVDLFIAGIDTTSSTLEWAMAELLHNPEKMFKVKEELHQALGKNGKIEESNISKLPYLNAIVKETLRLHPPAPFLVPHKAIDYVELGGFTVPKHAQILVNVWSMGRDSSIWANPNLFEPERFLDSDIDFKGKSFEYIPFGAGRRICPGLPFASRSIHFILASLLYHFHWKLADEMKPQDMDMNYTFGFTLHKTQPLQVLPQSLVVS from the exons ATGGAAATACTAATAATATTATTCATCATATCTTTTGTTTCGGCAATAATTCCATTGTTCCTTTTCATATCATCATTCTATAATGGGATCCAAAGTTCTAAAACTTACTATTCCAAGCTTCCACTTCCACCGGGTCCTCACCCCTACCCCATCATTGGGAACATTTTGAAGCTTTTTGGCACCAATAACCCTCTTGAGGCAATCACTCATCTTTCTAAAACTTATGGACCTATAATGACTCTCAAGTTGGCTAGTATAACCACCATTGTCATTTCTTCTCCACAAATAGCCAAAGAAGCACTCCATAAAAATGATGCACTTTTTTCCGGTAGGAAGCTCCCAGTTATTACAACATGGTCACAATCACTTGAGGACTTCTCCAAAACTTCATTG gTATGGATGCCAGCTTCAGCAGCTAAGTGGAGAACCCTTAGAAGAGCTTGTGCCACAAAAATATTCTCCCCTCAGCAACTAGACTCTACACAATGCATCCGCAAGAGAAAGGTTCAAGACTTGCTAAATTATGTTCATGAATGTTGCATCAAAGGTGAAGCTTTTGATATTGGTGAGGCTATCTTTACAACTATCATAAATTCCATGTCAAACACTCTTCTTTCGATGGATTTGGCTcattataattattttgataataATAAGTTTCATGAGTTTAAGGAGATAATGATTGGTCTTACCAAAGAAACTGGAAGAACTAGTGTTTCAGATTTTCTCCCTTTCCTCCGGTTACTTGATCCACAAGGCACACGTTCAAGTACCAAAATTAATTTCGAAAAGATGCTAGAGTTCCTTAACAGTGTTATTGAAGAAAGAACGCATTCATCAAGTGATGAGTCAAGAATGAACTTTAATGAATGCAATGATGTGTTGGATTCCTTTCTAGATCTTATCAAGCAAGGGAGTTCTGAATTAAACCTCAATGATGTTATATATTTATTCGTG GATTTATTTATTGCGGGAATAGACACAAcatcaagcacactagaatgggCAATGGCTGAGTTGTTACATAATCCAGAAAAAATGTTTAAAGTTAAGGAGGAACTTCATCAAGCACTTGGCAAAAATGGAAAAATTGAAGAGTCTAACATCTCAAAGCTCCCATACCTTAATGCAATTGTGAAAGAAACTTTGAGGCTTCATCCACCGGCACCATTTCTAGTACCCCACAAGGCAATTGATTACGTAGAGTTAGGTGGCTTCACAGTTCCCAAACATGCACAAATCCTAGTTAATGTGTGGTCAATGGGAAGAGATTCAAGCATTTGGGCTAACCCTAATTTATTTGAACCTGAGAGATTCTTGGATAGTGATATTGATTTTAAGGGCAAAAGTTTTGAGTATATCCCATTTGGTGCTGGTAGAAGAATTTGTCCTGGATTGCCTTTTGCATCAAGGTCCATACATTTCATATTGGCATCTCTTTTGTATCACTTTCATTGGAAGTTAGCTGATGAAATGAAGCCACAAGACATGGACATGAATTATACTTTTGGGTTTACTTTACATAAGACCCAACCTCTTCAAGTCCTCCCTCAGAGTTTAGTTGTTAGCTAA
- the LOC107628551 gene encoding geraniol 8-hydroxylase-like, translating into MDYLSLLLLASLVWISIQILISKRLLGIKTPRSLKLPPGPNPFPIIGNILELGKQPHQALAKLSQTYGPIMTLKLGNITTIVISSPQLAKQVLHKNDLIFSYRTVPDTLKALDHHIHSVGWMQPSPLWRTLRKVCATKVFSSQQLDSTQIIRQKKLKELADFVKEKSEKGEILDINEAIFITVLNSMSNTLFSMNLVNFGGSKSQEFKEIVCGITEEAAKPNVVDFFPILRILDPQGARARMTKHLRKILNIFDGIVEERLRLRDLEMDTKEYKDVLDYLLEVMLEENSQISRIHVLHLLLDLFVAGLDTTSITIEWAMAELLRNPEKLQKLKEELEHVLGKDEKQIEESHISNLPFLEAVVKETFRFHTPIPFLLPHKSQEDVELCGFTVPKNAQVWVNVWAMGRDSSIWTNPNEFMPERFLESKIDFKGQDFELIPFGAGRRICPGLPLAYRTIHIVLGTLVHGYDWKLVNGQKAKDLDMSENFGLTLHKAQSLQAIPMKTHH; encoded by the exons ATGGACTatctatctcttcttcttttaGCTTCCCTTGTGTGGATTAGCATTCAAATTCTCATATCCAAAAGATTATTAGGTATCAAAACACCAAGATCACTTAAACTTCCACCAGGGCCTAACCCTTTTCCAATCATAGGAAACATCTTAGAATTGGGTAAGCAACCTCACCAAGCACTTGCTAAGCTTTCTCAAACCTATGGACCAATAATGACTCTTAAGCTTGGTAACATAACAACCATAGTTATTTCCTCTCCACAATTAGCCAAACAAGTACTCCATAAAAATGACCTAATTTTTTCTTATAGAACGGTTCCGGATACTCTTAAAGCACTTGACCACCACATACATTCAGTGGGATGGATGCAACCTTCACCTCTATGGAGGACACTTAGAAAAGTTTGCGCTACCAAAGTTTTTTCTTCGCAACAACTCGACTCCACACAAATTATtcgtcaaaaaaaattaaaagaattggCGGATTTTGTGAAGGAAAAAAGTGAAAAAGGTGAAATTTTGGATATCAATGAGGCTATTTTTATAACCGTACTTAATTCTATGTCAAACACTTTGTTTTCCATGAATTTGGTTAATTTTGGTGGTTCTAAGTCTCAAGAATTCAAGGAAATAGTTTGTGGTATAACTGAAGAAGCTGCAAAGCCTAATGTTGTGGATTTCTTTCCAATCTTGAGGATACTTGATCCACAAGGTGCACGTGCTAGAATGACCAAACATTTAAGGAAGATACTGAATATATTTGATGGTATTGTTGAAGAAAGATTGCGATTAAGGGATCTAGAAATGGACACCAAGGAATACAAAGATGTGTTAGATTATTTGCTTGAAGTGATGTTGGAAGAAAATTCTCAAATAAGTCGCATCCATGTATTGCATTTACTTTTG GATCTATTTGTGGCTGGACTAGACACAACATCGATTACCATAGAATGGGCAATGGCAGAATTACTACGCAACCCAGaaaaattgcaaaaattgaaAGAAGAGCTTGAACATGTTCTTGGCAAGGATGAAAAACAAATTGAAGAATCACATATCTCAAATCTTCCTTTTCTAGAAGCTGTGGTGAAGGAAACTTTTCGCTTTCATACACCAATCCCATTCCTATTGCCACACAAGTCACAAGAGGATGTTGAACTATGTGGCTTTACTGTACCTAAAAATGCACAAGTTTGGGTTAATGTATGGGCAATGGGGAGAGATTCAAGTATTTGGACAAACCCTAATGAATTCATGCCTGAAAGATTTTTGGAGAGTAAGATTGACTTTAAAGGTCAAGATTTTGAGTTAATTCCTTTTGGGGCCGGAAGAAGAATTTGTCCTGGATTACCATTGGCTTATAGGACTATACACATTGTGTTGGGCACTCTTGTTCATGGCTATGATTGGAAGTTAGTTAATGGGCAAAAGGCAAAGGACCTAGATATGTCTGAAAATTTTGGGCTTACCTTGCATAAAGCCCAATCTCTCCAAGCTATTCCCATGAAAACACACCATTGA
- the LOC107626001 gene encoding pentatricopeptide repeat-containing protein At4g04370 translates to MYAFKPKIPYSLLLKFTAYRTVKIRWLILLPPPPPPPSATDTHSFNGHINYLSSQGSDHQILLTYASMLHSQVPSDPFTFPALLKACSSLNLFSLGLLLHQRIVLLGFSRDSYIASSLITFYVKFGFPDVARKVFDFMPQRNVVPWTTIIGCYSHGGRVLEAFSLFGEMCCQEIRPTSVTLLSLLSGISEIAQVQCLHGCAVSHGFMVDMTLSNSLLNVYGKCGSIEDSRKLFDYMEQRDLVSWNSLISAYAQIGDLTEVLLLFKTMRVEGLAPDRQTFGSVLSVVASRGELKLGMLVHGQILRGGFHLDAHIETSLIVAYLKGGNVDTAFRMFERSLDRDVVLWTAMISGLVQNDSANKALCVFRQMLNLGVKASSATMASVITACGQLGSIHLGASVHGYIMRQELSLDSAAQNSLVTMYAKCDHLDQSSIIFDRMSKRDLVSWNAIVSGYAQNGYVCKALLLFNEMRSDHQNPDSITIVSLLQGCASTGQLHLGRWIHSYVVRNILQSCILVDTSLVDMYWKCGDLDAAQRCFNRMPYQDLVSWSAIIAGYGYHGKGEIAFRLYSEFLKTGIKPNHVIFLSVLSCCSHNRLVDQGLSIYKSMSRDFGIAPNLEHHACVIDLLSRAGRVEEAYNLYRKVFLGPHLDVLGIILDACRAHGNKELGDAIANDILMLRPTNAGHYVQLAHCYAWINKWEEVGEVWNHMRSLGLRKIPGWSFIDIHGAITTFFTDHNSHPQFQEIVFTLKILRKQMIKMEERSLCI, encoded by the coding sequence ATGTACGCATTCAAACCAAAGATTCCCTACTCGTTGCTGCTGAAGTTCACTGCCTATAGAACAGTCAAAATCCGGTGGCTGATACtgttaccaccaccaccaccaccaccttcagCCACCGACACCCACTCATTCAATGGCCACATCAACTACCTTTCCTCCCAAGGTTCCGACCACCAAATCCTCCTCACCTATGCCTCTATGCTCCATTCCCAAGTTCCTTCTGATCCCTTCACCTTCCCCGCTCTCCTCAAAGCATGTTCATCCCTCAACCTCTTTTCCCTTGGCCTCCTCCTCCACCAACGCATCGTTCTTCTTGGCTTTTCCCGTGATTCTTACATAGCTTCTTCTTTGATTACTTTCTAtgtcaaattcgggttccctgatGTTGCTCGCAAAGTGTTCGACTTTATGCCTCAGAGAAACGTTGTCCCTTGGACTACCATTATTGGCTGCTATTCCCATGGTGGTCGTGTTCTTGAGGCTTTTTCCTTGTTTGGTGAGATGTGTTGCCAAGAAATTCGGCCCACTAGTGTTACATTGCTAAGCTTGCTATCTGGAATTTCAGAAATTGCTCAAGTGCAGTGTTTGCATGGCTGTGCGGTTTCACATGGGTTTATGGTTGATATGACCTTGTCAAATTCTCTATTGAATGTGTATGGGAAATGTGGAAGCATTGAGGATTCTAGGAAGTTGTTTGATTACATGGAGCAAAGAGATTTAGTTTCTTGGAATTCGTTGATATCAGCCTATGCCCAGATTGGGGATCTGACTGAGGTTCTGCTGCTTTTTAAGACAATGAGGGTGGAAGGGTTAGCGCCTGATCGGCAGACTTTTGGGTCAGTGCTATCTGTGGTCGCATCAAGGGGGGAGTTGAAATTAGGAATGCTAGTTCATGGCCAGATTTTGAGAGGTGGTTTTCACTTGGATGCACATATTGAAACATCATTGATTGTAGCGTACTTGAAAGGTGGGAACGTTGACACTGCTTTCAGAATGTTTGAGAGGAGTTTGGATAGGGATGTAGTTTTGTGGACAGCCATGATATCAGGCCTTGTGCAGAATGATTCTGCTAATAAGGCACTGTGTGTGTTCCGCCAAATGTTGAATCTTGGAGTGAAGGCATCTAGTGCTACTATGGCCAGTGTAATTACAGCATGTGGTCAACTTGGGTCTATTCATTTGGGGGCATCCGTTCATGGTTACATAATGAGGCAAGAATTGTCATTGGATAGTGCCGCTCAAAACTCTCTTGTTACCATGTATGCAAAGTGTGATCACTTGGACCAGAGTTCAATTATATTTGATAGGATGAGCAAAAGAGATTTGGTTTCTTGGAACGCAATAGTTAGTGGATATGCACAAAATGGCTATGTATGTAAGGCATTGTTGCTTTTCAATGAAATGAGGAGTGATCATCAAAATCCTGATTCAATAACCATTGTCTCCCTCCTCCAAGGCTGCGCGTCAACTGGACAACTTCACTTGGGAAGATGGATACACAGCTATGTTGTAAGAAACATCCTTCAGTCGTGCATCTTAGTGGACACTTCTTTGGTAGACATGTACTGGAAATGTGGCGATTTGGATGCCGCCCAAAGGTGTTTCAACCGGATGCCATATCAGGACTTGGTGTCATGGAGTGCAATAATTGCAGGGTACGGCTATCATGGCAAAGGAGAAATTGCATTTAGGTTATACTCAGAGTTCCTGAAAACTGGGATTAAACCAAACCATGTGATTTTCTTGTCGGTTCTATCTTGTTGTAGTCATAATAGACTTGTAGACCAAGGATTGAGCATATACAAATCGATGAGTAGAGATTTTGGAATTGCACCCAATCTTGAACACCATGCTTGTGTGATTGATCTCCTCAGTCGAGCAGGGAGGGTCGAGGAGGCGTATAACCTGTACCGAAAAGTATTCTTAGGGCCTCATCTAGACGTTTTAGGCATAATCCTTGATGCATGTCGAGCACATGGTAATAAGGAACTTGGTGATGCAATTGCCAATGACATTCTCATGCTGAGGCCTACGAATGCAGGGCATTATGTACAACTTGCACATTGCTATGCTTGGATAAACAAGTGGGAAGAAGTGGGTGAGGTATGGAATCATATGAGATCTCTTGGATTGAGGAAAATTCCTGGCTGGAGTTTCATTGACATACATGGGGCCATAACTACATTTTTCACAGATCACAACTCACACCCCCAATTTCAAGAAATAGTGTTTACACTAAAAATTTTGAGGAAGCAAATGATCAAAATGGAGGAACGTTCATTGTGTATATAA